CCGACCTGCCAGCCGCGGGCCTGCGCCAGCTCACGATGGACCAGCACCTGCCCCGGCCCGACCCGGCCGGCGTCGCCGGCGAGCACCCGCTCCAGCGTCCGGCCGACCAGCGCCGGGTGGGCCGCGCGGATCTCGACGTCGGCGACGACCGTGCTGCGCTGCTCGTGCACCACACCCAACTCGGGGCGGGCGGCAAGCTCACCGGCGAGCGCGCCAGGCAGATCCTGACCGATACCGCTGACCACGAAGTCGGTCCCGACCTGGGCGTCCACGCTGCGTTCGATGCCGTCCTTGGTGCTGCGGGCACCGACCATGAACGCCGACACCAGTCCGATCCCGATCACCAGGGCGGTGGCGGTCGCGGCGACCCGCCGCGGATTGCGGACCGTGTTGGCCACCGCCAGCGCTCCGGTCGCCCCGAACACGCGCCGTGCCGGCCAGCCGAACACCCGGGCCAGGGCCGGGACGAGCACCGGTCCGAACAGGACGATCCCGAAGAAGGCCAGCACCCCGCCGCCGGCCACCAGGATCAGTTGGCCGGCGCTGGCGGCGCCGACCAACGCCGCGACCCCGATGGCCAACACCACCGCGCCGAAGGTCAGCCGTACCCGGCCAGCACTCCGGGCGGGCTGCACCGCGGCATCGGTCAGAGCGGCCACCGGGGCGACCCGCGTCCCCCGCCAGGCCGGCAGCAGGGCGGCGCACACGGTCAGCGCCGTACCCAGCAGCAGCCCGGTCAGGACTGTCGAACCGGACACGGTCAGGCCGCCGGCGACCGGCACGTCCAGTCGGGACATCACCAGCCCCATCCCGCCGGCGAGGCTCACGCCGAGCAGCACCCCGAGCGCGGAGGCGACCAGCCCCAGCACTGCCGACTCCAGCACGGCGGCCCGGAAGACCTGCCCGCGGGTCGCCCCGATCAGACGCAGCAGCGCGGTCCGGCGGGTGCGCTGGGCCAGCACGATCGCGAAGGTGTTGGCGATCACGAAGCCCGCCACCACCACGGCGACCCCGACGAAGATCAGCAACAGCATCCGGAACTGGTCCACGTTGCGCACCGCGTCCTCGACGGCCTCGTCGAGGATCTGCTGGCGACTCTTCACTGTGGCTTCGGCGCCCGCCGCGACGCGCACACGGTCGGTCAGCGCCGAGACGGAGGCCCCCGGTCGGGCCGCCACCAGAATGCGGCCGTAGCCGCGCTCGCCGGTGAGAGCCAGCGCGTCCGGCCCGACCATGCCGACGAACGGACCGCCGACGTCGCGGGCGGTGCCAGCCACGTCGACGGTGCCGACCAGGGTGTACGGGCGGGCCGGGCCACCGGAACCGCCGACGCGGACCGGCGTGCCGAGCACGAAGCCCTCCTTGGCGACCGTCGGCGCGTCCAGCACCACCTCCCCGGCACGGTCGGGCAGTCGGCCGGCGACCACGTCGTACGAGCGCAGGGCGTCCTCGGTGGGAATGGCGGCGAGCACGGTGAAGCCGAGCACCGGGCGGCCGTCGACGCCGACGACTCCGGCGGTGTTGGTCAGCTCACCGGCTGCGGCGGCCACCCCGTCGACCGCGCGCACCTCATCGACCAGGGTCGGGGGCAGCAGCTCACGGCCGGCCGAGTAGACGCCCAGGTCGGTGTGGCGGTCGAAGGTGCCGGCCCGCTCGTAGGTGCCGGCGCGCATCCCGTCGACGAAGATCATGGTGCCGGCGACGAACGCGACACCGAGCACGACGGCCAGCGCGGAGAGCAGCATGCGCAGCGCCTCGGCACGCAGCGAGCGCAGGGTCAGGCGGATCAAGCGGGGCTCCCGGTGCAGGTGGCGGATCAGACCCCTCCGACGCTATGGCCGGTGTCGGTCCGTCCATCTCCACCTGTGCGCTCGACCTGCGTGCGTCCCGGGTCGCGGTGCACACGTCGGCCGCTACGACCCAGGTCGTACGCGGGGTCATCCGCCGGGTGTGACCAGCCCGCTCTCGTACGCCAGGACCACCGCCTGGACCCGGTCACGAAGCTGGAGCTTCGCCAGGATCCGCCCGACGTGGGTTTTGACCGTCGCCTCGGCCACGTGCACCCGGGCGGCGATCTCCGCGTTGGACAGCCCCTGGGCGACCAGCAGCAGCACCTCCCGTTCTCGCTCGGTGAGCTGCGTCAGCCGGGGGTCGGCGCTCGGGCCGGCACCGAGTTGCCCGGCGAAACGGTCCAGCAGCCGCCGGGTGATCGACGGGGCCACCACGGAGTCGCCCTGGGCGACCACCCGGATCGCGGCGAGCAGTTCCTCCGGTGGGACGTTCTTGAGCAGGAACCCGCTCGCGCCGGCCTGGAGGGCCGCGAACGCGTCTGCCTCGGTGTCGAAGGTGGTCAGGACCAGCACCCGGGGCGGGCCGGCGGGCCGGTCGGCGCAGAGCCGCCGGGTCGCCTCCACCCCGTCCATGGTCGGCATCCGGATGTCCATCACGACGACGTCCGCCTCGGTGCGGGCGAGCACCCGCAGGGCGTCCGCGCCGTCGATCGCCTCGCCGACCACCTCCAGGTCGGGCTGGGAGTCCAGCACCATCCGGAACCCGGCGCGGACCAGCGCCTGGTCGTCCACGATCACCACCCGGATCGTCATGCC
This portion of the Micromonospora zamorensis genome encodes:
- a CDS encoding ABC transporter permease, yielding MIRLTLRSLRAEALRMLLSALAVVLGVAFVAGTMIFVDGMRAGTYERAGTFDRHTDLGVYSAGRELLPPTLVDEVRAVDGVAAAAGELTNTAGVVGVDGRPVLGFTVLAAIPTEDALRSYDVVAGRLPDRAGEVVLDAPTVAKEGFVLGTPVRVGGSGGPARPYTLVGTVDVAGTARDVGGPFVGMVGPDALALTGERGYGRILVAARPGASVSALTDRVRVAAGAEATVKSRQQILDEAVEDAVRNVDQFRMLLLIFVGVAVVVAGFVIANTFAIVLAQRTRRTALLRLIGATRGQVFRAAVLESAVLGLVASALGVLLGVSLAGGMGLVMSRLDVPVAGGLTVSGSTVLTGLLLGTALTVCAALLPAWRGTRVAPVAALTDAAVQPARSAGRVRLTFGAVVLAIGVAALVGAASAGQLILVAGGGVLAFFGIVLFGPVLVPALARVFGWPARRVFGATGALAVANTVRNPRRVAATATALVIGIGLVSAFMVGARSTKDGIERSVDAQVGTDFVVSGIGQDLPGALAGELAARPELGVVHEQRSTVVADVEIRAAHPALVGRTLERVLAGDAGRVGPGQVLVHRELAQARGWQVGSPVTLQGRSFRVAAVVTDDTRSDGAPVGHVIDMADEDFAALFPAQRGYLAEIDPATGVSAERARDAIEAVLGRYPTVNLMDQGAYKKMLTGTVDMLLVLVTALLGLAVVIALVGVANTLSLSVVERTRENAVLRAVGLTRGRMRAVLAIEAVLMALVGAVLGVGLGTGVSASAMALLTRLGGDFHVVLPLGQLGLTLGVAVLAALLASVLPARRALSRPVVEALADQ
- a CDS encoding response regulator yields the protein MTIRVVIVDDQALVRAGFRMVLDSQPDLEVVGEAIDGADALRVLARTEADVVVMDIRMPTMDGVEATRRLCADRPAGPPRVLVLTTFDTEADAFAALQAGASGFLLKNVPPEELLAAIRVVAQGDSVVAPSITRRLLDRFAGQLGAGPSADPRLTQLTEREREVLLLVAQGLSNAEIAARVHVAEATVKTHVGRILAKLQLRDRVQAVVLAYESGLVTPGG